Proteins from a genomic interval of Acetobacterium woodii DSM 1030:
- a CDS encoding ABC transporter permease has translation MAVVILLLGTIAPVIYLAIGFGNALLQQKELLFFSFNSSLFVSSLAITLGATVLCAFLGLLVAIGIWFACPGSADKIAIILLTLILMPAFIQVQSWIFFADAIAEVINGLMGTVFNFKGVFAVILTMAFASLPVSAGLTLVSLLSIPPEIQDMVRLDGPGQKAFLKIYMPYLQPALVVGSLFVFLVNINDYGITSVFGVNSYALELFSQFSAGMTVYEVFYNGLPLLAVCLAVLAVFSRYILKSDFSLGMTVGFNPFRESKLMILLAIVGLMITGLFILVPLGNLIYAASECTDIWGVLSDSFAEIFYGMLVSVLAAGVSSIPAMLFAGLFYRSKAGYWVLGLAAVPFMIPGPVLGLSLIRMWNTPLLSIVYRSSLMPVVALVAKYTFIEAIIFSVAMASLDRSLLDNIQVHWPGLVKSIICIAQLSGRKWLAAMLIVFALSMGEFGVTLLIMPPGYQTLTIKIYNYLHYGSSDVVAVLCLFMVFIISLVLIVLFKLLGGGKNG, from the coding sequence GTGGCTGTAGTTATTTTATTACTGGGGACAATTGCCCCAGTTATTTATCTAGCAATAGGCTTCGGGAATGCGCTATTACAGCAAAAGGAGTTGCTTTTTTTTAGCTTCAATAGCAGTCTGTTCGTGAGCAGTCTGGCGATCACGCTTGGGGCAACCGTTTTATGTGCATTCTTGGGGCTATTGGTTGCGATTGGGATATGGTTTGCATGTCCTGGATCTGCGGATAAAATAGCAATTATTTTACTAACATTAATCCTGATGCCAGCCTTTATTCAGGTGCAATCGTGGATATTTTTTGCCGATGCCATTGCTGAAGTTATTAATGGTTTGATGGGCACGGTATTTAATTTTAAAGGCGTTTTTGCGGTTATTTTAACGATGGCTTTTGCTTCGCTCCCGGTGAGCGCAGGACTTACCCTGGTATCTTTATTAAGTATTCCACCTGAAATTCAGGATATGGTAAGACTGGATGGCCCGGGACAAAAAGCGTTTTTGAAAATTTATATGCCATACTTGCAGCCGGCCCTGGTAGTGGGATCGCTTTTTGTTTTTCTAGTGAACATCAACGATTATGGCATCACTTCAGTTTTTGGCGTGAACAGTTATGCATTGGAACTTTTCTCTCAGTTTTCAGCGGGAATGACTGTTTATGAGGTGTTTTATAACGGGTTGCCATTGCTGGCTGTTTGTTTGGCAGTTCTGGCAGTATTTAGTCGATATATTTTGAAAAGTGATTTTTCTCTGGGGATGACGGTTGGCTTTAATCCGTTTAGAGAGTCAAAGTTGATGATCTTGCTGGCTATTGTCGGGCTAATGATCACGGGGTTATTTATTCTGGTTCCGCTAGGTAATCTTATTTATGCAGCGTCCGAATGCACGGATATTTGGGGTGTTCTTTCCGATTCCTTTGCAGAAATATTTTATGGAATGCTGGTAAGTGTATTGGCAGCGGGGGTCAGTTCTATACCGGCGATGCTTTTCGCTGGGCTTTTTTATCGCTCTAAGGCGGGATATTGGGTACTCGGACTGGCGGCAGTGCCTTTTATGATTCCCGGTCCGGTACTGGGGTTATCCTTGATTCGAATGTGGAACACACCACTATTGAGTATCGTCTATCGGAGTTCATTGATGCCGGTAGTGGCCCTGGTAGCAAAGTATACCTTTATTGAGGCCATTATTTTTTCGGTCGCGATGGCCTCATTGGATCGAAGTCTTCTGGATAATATCCAGGTTCATTGGCCTGGTTTAGTTAAGTCGATTATCTGTATCGCACAGCTCAGCGGAAGAAAATGGTTAGCGGCGATGCTGATCGTCTTTGCCTTATCAATGGGGGAATTTGGGGTGACACTATTGATTATGCCTCCGGGGTATCAGACCCTTACGATTAAAATATACAATTATCTCCATTATGGGTCTTCTGATGTGGTGGCGGTACTTTGCCTCTTTATGGTTTTTATCATTTCGTTAGTGCTGATTGTGTTGTTTAAGCTGTTAGGCGGTGGAAAAAATGGATAA
- a CDS encoding ligand-binding sensor domain-containing protein produces the protein MDKGWIRMAMIVLGILIIGITLTMTVSALFKNAEAEKPKEGFHVLLPDQDICTMAYEGDTLWAGGATGIFKVNPKTLETKEIGDYRYVRSLATDNTGLWAGTDNGLVHITKEKTLIYTEAEGLPDNRILCVYPLEDGHFWLGTWGGAVEITVSEIDNGIVINTLYNSENGLLVDNVNVIHQDQRNGMWFGSYVAPRGGISVLTDGIWQYFTTGDALLHANITTIINRQDKTVVVGGGLYKYGGATVFRCENDKWTPCSRLTKASGLAGEKVRFLYEDKQGRLWVGSEYDGLTLMDNETVINLSDKTGLSQNEVKSITEDKDGNYWIGTLKGLTRIDQGTV, from the coding sequence ATGGATAAAGGATGGATTAGAATGGCGATGATAGTCTTGGGGATACTGATCATCGGGATTACCTTGACGATGACAGTATCGGCATTGTTTAAAAATGCGGAAGCAGAGAAACCTAAGGAAGGCTTCCATGTTTTGCTTCCCGATCAGGATATCTGCACGATGGCTTATGAAGGCGATACGCTTTGGGCCGGTGGGGCTACCGGAATCTTTAAAGTGAATCCAAAGACATTGGAAACAAAAGAAATTGGGGATTACCGCTATGTTCGCTCCTTAGCTACAGATAACACCGGCCTTTGGGCAGGCACTGATAACGGACTGGTTCATATCACAAAAGAGAAAACCTTAATCTATACAGAGGCAGAGGGGCTACCAGATAACCGGATTTTATGCGTTTATCCTTTGGAAGATGGCCATTTTTGGCTTGGCACCTGGGGTGGAGCGGTGGAAATTACGGTGAGTGAAATAGACAATGGAATTGTGATTAATACCTTATATAACAGTGAAAATGGATTGCTGGTAGATAATGTCAACGTGATTCATCAGGATCAAAGAAATGGCATGTGGTTTGGCTCGTACGTGGCACCAAGAGGCGGGATCAGCGTTTTAACCGATGGTATTTGGCAATATTTCACCACCGGGGATGCCTTATTACACGCCAATATTACGACCATTATTAATCGTCAGGATAAGACCGTGGTTGTCGGTGGCGGTCTATATAAATACGGTGGAGCAACGGTCTTTAGATGTGAAAATGACAAATGGACACCCTGTTCCAGGCTGACAAAAGCAAGTGGATTGGCCGGGGAAAAGGTACGCTTCCTTTATGAAGACAAGCAAGGACGTCTTTGGGTTGGTTCAGAATACGATGGTCTGACACTTATGGATAATGAAACAGTAATAAATCTTTCAGATAAAACCGGGTTGTCGCAAAATGAGGTGAAATCAATTACCGAGGATAAAGATGGCAATTACTGGATTGGGACTTTAAAAGGGTTGACACGAATAGATCAGGGGACGGTGTAA
- a CDS encoding DUF2325 domain-containing protein: protein MSIVIIGGNDRMVYQYKDLCKEYHCRAKVFTQMQGAMKKKIGAPDLIVLFTGTVSHKMVNCATFEAKRLNLPLARSHTSSLNALRNILEEHCASCKNCDHCAMRTT, encoded by the coding sequence ATGAGTATTGTAATAATTGGCGGAAATGATCGGATGGTTTATCAGTATAAAGATCTATGTAAAGAATATCATTGTCGTGCGAAGGTATTCACTCAAATGCAGGGGGCAATGAAAAAGAAAATTGGAGCGCCCGATTTAATTGTATTATTCACCGGTACCGTTTCTCATAAAATGGTTAATTGTGCCACTTTCGAGGCTAAAAGGCTTAATCTACCGCTGGCTCGTTCCCATACAAGCAGTTTAAATGCTTTACGTAATATTCTCGAAGAGCATTGTGCCTCATGTAAAAATTGTGATCATTGTGCAATGCGCACCACCTGA
- a CDS encoding DUF3793 family protein has product MNVLENEIIRHCAPTLAGLKTGNLFSYPYRGDSELRQQVSYWNDLLNKRGVMLKILKQNERRALIYVYRQKRLVKDLSCPRVQSFLKEIGYQTNDLQACLTYLSARVCNSASFPHEIGLFLSYPFEDVEGFIRHAGKNEKQCGCWKVYCNAEEKNELFNRYNKCTRIYCQRFRTGSSILRLTVG; this is encoded by the coding sequence ATGAATGTCCTCGAAAACGAAATTATCCGACATTGTGCTCCAACACTGGCAGGGCTAAAAACAGGAAATCTATTTAGTTATCCATATCGTGGCGATAGCGAACTTAGACAGCAAGTATCCTATTGGAACGATTTGTTAAATAAACGTGGGGTCATGCTAAAAATATTAAAGCAAAATGAACGACGGGCGCTTATTTACGTTTATCGCCAAAAACGATTAGTCAAAGACCTTTCTTGCCCTCGAGTGCAATCTTTTCTCAAAGAAATCGGTTATCAAACGAATGATCTACAAGCCTGCTTGACTTATTTATCTGCGCGGGTTTGCAATTCGGCTAGTTTTCCGCATGAAATCGGACTGTTTTTAAGTTATCCTTTTGAAGATGTAGAGGGTTTTATTAGACATGCCGGAAAAAATGAAAAACAGTGTGGTTGCTGGAAAGTATATTGTAATGCAGAAGAAAAAAACGAATTGTTTAACCGCTATAATAAATGTACCCGAATTTATTGTCAACGCTTTCGGACCGGGTCATCGATTTTACGTTTAACCGTAGGATAA
- a CDS encoding ABC transporter substrate-binding protein, with protein MDKYEGAFLKMNKKMRLSCLIMVIVATIAVLAGCSSQRWQSKGEVVVYTSVDQVYSEKIFENFEDQYGIQVKAVYDIEANKTVGLSNRLVQEIDAPQADVFWNGEILKTIDLKEKGVFEPVVIKEAMGLPSTFVDSQNCWFAFGGRARVLIYNKTLVSAADCPQTMAEIPASAMVKETGMAYPVFGTTNTQTAVLYAYWGEEKAKAYYQALKDADIQVVDGNSVVKDFVSQKKLSDGLTDTDDALSEMKANPDLGIMFLDQGENDSGTMVIPNTVARVKNGPNGDNATVLMEYLLSASTEQLLVDDGWIQVPVHQEVTPVTEINSSDIKMMEVDFNKAYDMLAKATADMTDIFVR; from the coding sequence GTGGATAAATACGAAGGGGCGTTTTTAAAAATGAATAAAAAAATGAGACTGTCATGCTTGATAATGGTGATAGTTGCGACCATCGCAGTTTTGGCGGGGTGTAGCAGTCAGCGATGGCAAAGCAAAGGTGAGGTAGTCGTATATACCTCGGTGGATCAGGTTTATTCCGAAAAAATATTTGAAAATTTTGAAGATCAATACGGCATTCAGGTTAAAGCGGTTTACGATATCGAAGCCAATAAAACCGTGGGCCTTAGTAACCGTCTTGTTCAGGAAATAGATGCGCCGCAAGCCGATGTTTTTTGGAATGGTGAAATTCTTAAGACCATTGATTTAAAGGAAAAAGGGGTTTTTGAACCGGTGGTTATTAAAGAAGCAATGGGGTTGCCATCGACCTTTGTGGATTCACAAAATTGCTGGTTTGCCTTTGGCGGACGGGCCCGGGTCTTGATTTATAATAAAACACTGGTTTCGGCAGCGGATTGTCCTCAGACCATGGCTGAAATTCCAGCTTCGGCGATGGTCAAGGAGACTGGGATGGCCTATCCCGTTTTTGGGACGACTAATACCCAGACCGCTGTTCTTTATGCCTATTGGGGTGAAGAAAAAGCGAAGGCTTATTATCAGGCCCTAAAAGATGCTGACATTCAGGTAGTGGATGGAAACAGTGTGGTAAAAGATTTTGTCAGCCAGAAAAAACTGTCCGATGGCCTGACGGATACGGATGACGCCTTATCGGAAATGAAGGCAAATCCTGATTTGGGAATCATGTTTTTGGATCAGGGGGAAAATGACAGCGGTACTATGGTGATTCCAAATACCGTAGCCCGGGTTAAAAACGGACCTAATGGTGATAATGCAACGGTGCTTATGGAATATCTGCTGTCGGCTTCAACCGAACAATTACTGGTGGATGATGGATGGATTCAGGTTCCGGTTCATCAAGAGGTTACCCCTGTAACTGAGATTAATAGTTCTGATATAAAAATGATGGAAGTTGATTTTAATAAGGCTTATGATATGCTGGCAAAGGCAACAGCTGATATGACTGATATTTTTGTGCGTTAA
- a CDS encoding zinc ribbon domain-containing protein has product MFCGNCGEKIPDDAVFCTHCGAKQTASASKEQSTDSGQNYQPARRVELPPVEKVERSSNPASPGKVGNDVDLISMGQYIIMFLIMAIPIVGIVMLFIWGFSSETGPNKKNFARAYLIMMVIAFVIGIIFSSIIGAMMAAMMGSAYYY; this is encoded by the coding sequence ATGTTTTGTGGAAATTGTGGTGAAAAAATTCCGGATGATGCCGTTTTCTGTACGCACTGCGGAGCAAAGCAAACGGCATCAGCGAGTAAGGAGCAGTCAACAGACAGTGGACAAAATTATCAGCCGGCCAGACGAGTGGAACTGCCACCGGTTGAGAAAGTCGAACGGTCATCTAATCCTGCCTCGCCGGGAAAGGTTGGCAATGATGTGGATCTGATCAGTATGGGTCAATATATCATTATGTTTTTGATTATGGCTATTCCCATTGTGGGGATTGTGATGCTTTTTATCTGGGGATTTAGCAGTGAAACCGGCCCCAACAAAAAGAATTTTGCCCGGGCATATCTGATCATGATGGTTATTGCGTTTGTTATCGGAATCATTTTTAGCAGTATCATTGGAGCAATGATGGCAGCGATGATGGGCAGTGCATATTATTATTAA